CCCTTGCAAATACGACGCCATCACGTGACCAAATTCATTACCCTCCCTCGCCGTACGGAGAGACACGTGTTAACCACATGTTTATCACGTTGTTTCCAATTGCTAAGTAACAAACACGACTTACAGTTGTTTACTTCACAAGAACAACACGATAAACAGACACGAGCAAGACTGTATCGGCTGTTGGATTACGAGAATACACACCTCACGAGTATTTAAAACCAACCACGCGCTTTTTACCCTTTTAAAAGCTAAAAACACAAcaaaacaacaacaaatcAACACCAGTGTTGAAGTGATAAAAGCATGTCAGGCAAGAGAAGTTATCAGGACGACCAATTGGACGTCGAAGAAGCTAACAAGAGACACCAAATGGTGGACACATTGTTGCGTGGATCCGAGGATAAGGACGGTGACAACGACAATTCGGTGTATGATGATTTGTTACAAGATCCAGAGGAAGTAGAgaaggaaaacaaagaaaacagagACGGTGACAAGGTCGGTGATGACGAGCACGACGTGGTAAAGGGTGAAAGTGAAGGACAAGCTGCTGAGCAAAGTTCCGCTGATCAAAACGATGAAAACATCAACGTCGACGTTGATCCTTCTGTCACTGCTGTGGCCAGAGCTGCTCAGCATGCTAGTCAAAGACGTGAAGCTGgagatgaggatgaagatgaggatgaagaggaagaagaagatgaggatgatcACGTGGACATCGACGATGTCGACAAGGACCCAGATGCTGTCATTGATGAGGACGACGACGAAGAAGACGAGGATCAAGCCCAGCGTCGTCGTGGTAAGAAGAACATCGAGGGAACCGGCGAATCTAACGATTCGGAGCGTGCTACGAAAATTGGAGAATCCGGATCATCAAACGAAACTGCCGGTGCGGATGGTAGCGGTGACCGTGAAGACGGATCACAACCGGATGGTACCGAACACGACGATGAAGAGAACGGTGGTGCTGGCGCCGGAGGCGCAGCACCACGCAGAGGCAGAAAGCCAGGCACAGAGACCGGATCCACAGCCTGGAAACAACAACGCAAAGAATCTCACAAGGAAGTGGAAAGAAGACGTCGtcaaaacatcaacacTGCCATTGAAAAACTAAGCGATTTGTTGCCAGTGAAGGAAACAAGCAAGGCCGCAATCTTGTCACGTGCCGCAGAGTATATCCAAAAGATGaaggaaacagaaacagcAAACATCGAAAAATGGACTCTACAAAAGCTATTGGGAGAACAACAAGTTTCATCGTTAACCAGTGCCAACGACAAGTTGGAGCAAGAACTATCGAAGGCCTACAAGAACCTCGAAGAGctaaaaaagaaattgaaagaggcTGGTATCGAAGATCCAACCGAAGAAGAgtgagagaaaaaaaaaacgatGGAAAAGAGATATTTCCAATTTCCCCATACCATACTGTGCCCCTTTCTTATTCTTATTGTTCACCTTCTCTATCTGTGTATCTGATTTGATATATCTATCTGTATtctactactactactactactactactactactactactactactactactatACTTTGTAATTTCCTATGTCTATTTGTCTATTACTTTACCATTCGCCATTTGTCAAACGTAATATGAAACCTAAGCTAGATCACTAGGCAAAAGAACATTCTCTAGACCAGCCACTCCTAGCTGTATGTCTTTAGAAAGTGAAAATTTTTGCTGGTTGTTTGTGGACTGACTACTGCGTTTCGAACCAAACCGCAACTCTGCACCTCTATTTTCCATAGGAATAAGGCCAAATGAAAAAACTGTGTAATCGAATCTGTAGCTTTgtagtttcttttcctgTTCCTCCTGTTGCTTTACGTCAACGTCATGAAAGCCGGAATCAATGCTTCATCTCGTTACATGTTGCTGCCATCTGATTGTGGTTTCCTGTCGGAACAGTATTCTGCTGCAGGCTCTCTCATATTACATAAACATCTAATGATACGTCTCTTGCGCCAATATGCAAGTGACGAACACCGGCCCCATGGCCAGTGTTCCAGCCGATGAAGGCTCTTCTTTTTATAAACTTGCTGCCTATGTGGAGCTGGCTCTTCGCTTCAGCCATTGGTTGTTATTTTGTTAGAATGGTATTGATCTTTAAAGTGATCACAGTTGTCTCATATTCTAAATAGTAACCGATAGAGGAAAATACGTCAAAAGCCTCTCtccatatatatatatgcacGCATCAGGGCTGATATCTCCGGAGAATCAAAATCGGTTTACAGCCTTAACCATTATAATACAGACTTGCATCCTTTTGACACCTGTAGGAATGGTGACAGTACTTTTCCCTTTCTTTTAGACCGATTAACCttttaatatatatagCGGACGGACCACAAACCGGACAGAGCAAAACTCGTTTTAAGCTCTGAGTGATAGTAAAGTGTAAAGATACCAGCAAGAGCCAGATAGATTAGTTTTACATGCACCATGAGCGGGAGTCTGGTGCATATACCTAGAAAGAAACGGTTTATCCATGTTCTTTTAGCATTTGTTACTGTTATAGTACTTTACCAGCTATTAGTTCCATTTTATACGGATGAGTTTGACTATCTGAGCTATCGACGTATCAGCGATACGTCAAAGGCAAATATCGATGCGTTCAAGGCCAACTCTTCACCGGATGTTATTCGGTTCtatgaaaagttcaagtATGACACTTCGCTTGAGTATCCTACGGAGTATGATCTGCAGGAggatttcttcaagatcaaatacGGATCAAACAAAGGGGAGTACTGGGATCAAGTAAAAGACGTGAAGTTTTACGATTCAGACCCCAGATTGGAATGGTCAGTGCTTGCATACGATTTGATGCAGGGAAACGAAAAGTCGGAT
The genomic region above belongs to Kluyveromyces lactis strain NRRL Y-1140 chromosome B complete sequence and contains:
- the CBF1 gene encoding Cbf1p (uniprot|P49379 Kluyveromyces lactis KLLA0B13761g CBF1 Centromere-binding protein 1) → MSGKRSYQDDQLDVEEANKRHQMVDTLLRGSEDKDGDNDNSVYDDLLQDPEEVEKENKENRDGDKVGDDEHDVVKGESEGQAAEQSSADQNDENINVDVDPSVTAVARAAQHASQRREAGDEDEDEDEEEEEDEDDHVDIDDVDKDPDAVIDEDDDEEDEDQAQRRRGKKNIEGTGESNDSERATKIGESGSSNETAGADGSGDREDGSQPDGTEHDDEENGGAGAGGAAPRRGRKPGTETGSTAWKQQRKESHKEVERRRRQNINTAIEKLSDLLPVKETSKAAILSRAAEYIQKMKETETANIEKWTLQKLLGEQQVSSLTSANDKLEQELSKAYKNLEELKKKLKEAGIEDPTEEE